A genome region from Bacteroidota bacterium includes the following:
- the cas2 gene encoding CRISPR-associated endonuclease Cas2 yields the protein MYIIMVYDIANPKRGIKILNYLRTRLMWVQNSVFEGEITNSGFEEIRAKVKNIINSSEDSVIYYTFDSRNYTTRNVIGKDKNDTDTFI from the coding sequence ATGTATATAATTATGGTTTATGACATTGCAAACCCGAAACGGGGAATAAAAATATTAAACTATTTGAGGACCCGTCTGATGTGGGTGCAAAATTCAGTATTCGAGGGTGAAATAACTAACTCAGGATTTGAGGAAATCAGGGCAAAAGTGAAAAACATAATTAACAGTTCTGAAGATTCTGTTATATATTACACTTTTGATTCACGAAATTATACAACCCGGAATGTAATCGGTAAAGATAAAAACGATACCGACACATTCATTTAG
- the cas1b gene encoding type I-B CRISPR-associated endonuclease Cas1b — protein MKRNYYIFSSGKLMRRNNTLYFEPGYEDPGDSVNGEEEEFSAGDENEAYSEESEVLEPQRITRKPIPVEDIEAIFSFGEIKFNTRFINFCATKGILLHFYNYYGNYTGSFVPKETLVSGKLTVNQVMHYSKKEKRVELASKLILGASANILKNLNYYNVRDCDLKEEIGVINGLRDTLPAAKTVAEIMGIEGNIRQTYYQCWNKILNPGFHFDKRSKQPPLNPINALISFGNSLVYNVVLSELHKTQLTPTISFLHEPGTARYSLSLDLAEIFKPLLTDRIIFSVINKGIIQQKHFTKELNFCHLKEEGRKIFLKEFDEKLKTTIKHRTLKRSVSYRQLIRLEAYKLIKHLLGDKEYKPFVIWW, from the coding sequence TTGAAAAGGAACTACTATATATTTTCATCCGGAAAACTGATGCGGAGAAATAATACACTTTATTTTGAACCTGGCTATGAAGACCCCGGAGACTCTGTAAATGGTGAAGAGGAGGAGTTCTCGGCAGGGGATGAAAATGAGGCTTATTCTGAAGAGAGCGAGGTACTGGAGCCTCAAAGAATTACACGGAAACCGATCCCTGTTGAGGATATTGAAGCCATTTTTTCGTTTGGAGAGATAAAGTTTAACACCCGTTTCATTAATTTTTGTGCCACGAAGGGGATTCTTCTGCACTTCTACAATTATTACGGCAATTATACGGGGTCCTTTGTTCCGAAGGAGACACTTGTTTCAGGAAAACTTACTGTAAATCAGGTTATGCACTACTCCAAAAAAGAGAAGAGGGTAGAGCTTGCGTCGAAACTGATACTGGGAGCAAGTGCGAATATTTTGAAGAATCTCAACTATTATAATGTCAGAGACTGCGATCTAAAAGAGGAAATCGGGGTCATTAACGGATTAAGGGACACACTTCCCGCGGCGAAAACAGTTGCTGAGATCATGGGTATAGAGGGGAACATACGGCAGACTTATTACCAGTGCTGGAACAAAATTCTTAACCCTGGCTTTCATTTTGATAAAAGGAGTAAGCAGCCACCCCTGAATCCAATTAATGCTTTGATTTCGTTCGGGAATTCGCTCGTGTATAATGTGGTTCTTTCAGAGTTGCACAAAACTCAGCTTACACCAACTATCAGTTTCCTTCATGAGCCGGGTACTGCGAGATACTCCCTGAGTCTGGATTTGGCAGAGATATTTAAACCATTGCTTACTGACAGAATAATATTTTCTGTGATCAACAAAGGAATAATTCAGCAAAAGCATTTTACTAAAGAGCTGAATTTCTGTCACCTTAAAGAGGAAGGACGAAAAATCTTTCTGAAAGAATTCGACGAGAAACTTAAAACAACTATCAAGCACAGAACGCTTAAGCGAAGCGTTAGTTACAGGCAGTTAATCAGGCTGGAAGCGTATAAACTGATTAAACACCTGCTTGGTGACAAAGAGTATAAACCTTTTGTAATCTGGTGGTGA
- the cas4 gene encoding CRISPR-associated protein Cas4, translated as MITGTQLQYYFHCKRHLWLFSNHINMEFNSDTVAVGRFISENTYKRENHEIRIEGISLDYFDRQRKVIHEIKKTDKMEMLHVRQVQYYIYVLESKGITDVTGIIDYPRLKKRLRVKLSDKEREVFDRIIPEIESIIRLESPPEVIHKKFCRRCSYFELCYVD; from the coding sequence ATGATTACAGGAACTCAACTCCAGTATTATTTTCACTGTAAAAGGCACCTGTGGTTATTCTCAAACCACATTAACATGGAATTCAATTCCGACACCGTGGCGGTTGGCAGGTTTATATCTGAGAACACTTATAAACGGGAGAATCATGAGATCAGGATCGAGGGCATCTCACTTGATTATTTTGACAGGCAAAGGAAGGTCATTCATGAGATTAAGAAGACAGATAAAATGGAAATGTTGCATGTGAGGCAGGTGCAGTATTACATTTATGTCCTCGAATCAAAGGGTATTACTGATGTAACGGGTATTATTGATTACCCCAGACTCAAGAAAAGATTGCGGGTAAAGTTGAGTGACAAGGAGAGGGAAGTATTTGACAGGATAATTCCTGAGATTGAGTCGATCATACGGTTGGAGAGTCCTCCCGAGGTCATTCACAAGAAGTTCTGCAGGCGGTGCAGCTATTTTGAACTCTGTTATGTTGATTAG